The stretch of DNA CCAGATGGTGGAGACATTACCCGATGGTACGGTACAGATGATTGAGGTGAAATAAGCTAAGCATAGACGTAGAGCGAGTTAGGCAATAGCCGTAACCCACCAGAGGTTGCTCAGCAACATAAACCATTTTTTAAAGGTGTACCTAACGGCACGACTTGGTGGGTTACGACAAAAAACGCCTAACCCACATTTAATTCTGTGTCTTAAATAGTGAATAGTGAATGGTTACGCTTGTTATTCATTATATCTCAACCTGCGCGCCCAGTTCGACCACGCGATTCGGGGGGATCTTGAAGAAGTCGGTGGCGGTGACGGCGTTGCGAGACATCCAGGTGAAGAGTCGTTCACGCCACAGTGCCATGCCGGGAATGCGGCTTGGAATCACGGTTTCGCGGCTGACGAAGAATGAGGTATCCATAAGATCGATTTCTTCACCTAACCCTTCACATACCTTCAGCGCGGCAGGAATATTCGGCTCGTCCTTGAATCCGTAACGCAGCATGACACGATAAAAGTTTTTGCCGAGGGCTGCGACCTCAACCCGCTGACTGGGCGGGACGTAGGGGACTTCTGCGGTCAATACGGTAAGCGCGATGACGCGCTCATGAATGACTTTGTTGTGCTTCAAATTATGTAACAACGCATGCGGCAAGACCTGCGAGCTGCTCGTCATGAATACGGCGGTACCTGGCACACGCCGCACGCTGCTACCGATGGCTTCGACGAAATCCGGCAAGGTCATGGCTTCTTTTTGAATTTCCTGGAACACGAGTTTGCGTCCGGTCTTCCAGGTCATCAATAAAATGAAAACGACGCCTCCGATCACGAGCGGGAACCAACCACCACTGGTAATTTTTGGCACATTGGCAGTGAAGAAGGTGAGGTCGATAGTCAAAAACACGGCGAGGAACCCGATGGCGAGCAGTTTGTGCCACTTCCAAAGAACGATCATGACCACGAAAATAAGAACTGTGTCGATCATCATGGTGCCGGTGACGGCGATTCCGTAAGCATAAGCCAGGCTGCTGGAAGACTGAAAGCCGAGTACGAGGGCAATGACAAAAATAAACAGCGACCAGTTGATAAACGGCAAATAGATTTGGCCACGGGTTTCGGCGGAAGTTTGCACCATCACCATCCGTGGCAAATAGCCGAGCTGCACCGCCTGCTGAGCAACGGAAAAAGCACCGGAGATGACTGCCTGGGAGGCGATGACAGTGGCCAGTGTCGCCAAACAAACCAATGGGATCAACGACCACTCAGGGGCCAACAGGAAAAATGGATTTTCAATCGTGGTGGGATCACGCAGCAGTAAGGCGCCCTGGCCAAAATAATTGATCAACAATGCGGGCATCACCAAGCCGAACCAGGCCCAGCGGATGGGACGTTTACCAAAGTGGCCCATGTCGGCATAGAGTGCTTCGCCGCCGGTAATTACAAGGACGACGGCACCGAGGGAGAAGAATCCGGAAATCCAGTCATCTTCAAAAAATTCGAAGGCATACCAGGGATTAATCGCGGCCAGCACGCCAGGATTATCGATAATGCTCATGGCGCCCAACACGGCCAGGATGCCGAACCACAACAGCATGACGGGGCCAAACACGGCGCCGACGGCTGCGGTACCGCCCCGCTGCAAAGCGAACAGGATAGTGAGGATGATGACCGTCAACGGAATCACATAGGGTTCCAATACCGGCGCAGCAACCTTGACGCCTTCGACGGCGCTCAACACCGAGATCGCAGGCGTAATCATGCTATCACCGTAGAACAACGCGGCGGCGAATATGCCGAGCACAACGACGAAAAATCGCAAGCGTGCACCTTGGGTGGCCTGCGAGACAAGCGCCAGCAGGGCCAGGCAGCCGCCTTCTCCCCGGTTATCGGCGCGCATCATGAACGTGATGTATTTGATGGAGACGACGAGAACAATAGTCCAGAGCACCACAGACAATAAGCCGAGGACATGAAACTCATCGAGCGGCAACGGGTGATGACCCGCAAACACTTCCTTCAAGGCGTACAAAGGGCTGGTGCCGATGTCACCGTAGACCACGCCGGTGGCACCCACCATGAGTGCAGTCAGGGATTTTGGGTGGCCGCTTGCTGCAACTGACATTGTTATAGTTTACCTCTGGCCAAGGTGCTGACA from Gammaproteobacteria bacterium encodes:
- a CDS encoding potassium transporter Kup, whose product is MSVAASGHPKSLTALMVGATGVVYGDIGTSPLYALKEVFAGHHPLPLDEFHVLGLLSVVLWTIVLVVSIKYITFMMRADNRGEGGCLALLALVSQATQGARLRFFVVVLGIFAAALFYGDSMITPAISVLSAVEGVKVAAPVLEPYVIPLTVIILTILFALQRGGTAAVGAVFGPVMLLWFGILAVLGAMSIIDNPGVLAAINPWYAFEFFEDDWISGFFSLGAVVLVITGGEALYADMGHFGKRPIRWAWFGLVMPALLINYFGQGALLLRDPTTIENPFFLLAPEWSLIPLVCLATLATVIASQAVISGAFSVAQQAVQLGYLPRMVMVQTSAETRGQIYLPFINWSLFIFVIALVLGFQSSSSLAYAYGIAVTGTMMIDTVLIFVVMIVLWKWHKLLAIGFLAVFLTIDLTFFTANVPKITSGGWFPLVIGGVVFILLMTWKTGRKLVFQEIQKEAMTLPDFVEAIGSSVRRVPGTAVFMTSSSQVLPHALLHNLKHNKVIHERVIALTVLTAEVPYVPPSQRVEVAALGKNFYRVMLRYGFKDEPNIPAALKVCEGLGEEIDLMDTSFFVSRETVIPSRIPGMALWRERLFTWMSRNAVTATDFFKIPPNRVVELGAQVEI